TAAACCTCCTCCTTGGCAGGTTTCACAACGGCCACCCTTTACATTAAAACTAAATCTACCTGGTTTATATCCGCGGATAGCCGCTTCAGGAGTTTTAGTAAATAAGGTTCTAATTTCACTAAATACACCTGTATATGTCGCTGGATTGGATCGTGGCGTTCTACCTATTGGCGATTGATTAATGTCTATCACTTTATCAATATGCTCTAAGCCTGTAATTTTCTTATACGGCATTGGTTTCTTAACACCATTAAAGTAATGTGCATTCATGATAGGGTAGAGGGTCTCATTAATTAAGGTAGACTTACCACTACCTGAAACACCGGTAACACCAATTAACTCTCCTAACGGAAATGTTACGGTAACATTTTTTAAATTATTTCCTGTACATCCTGTTAAGGTTATTTTTTTACCATTCCCTTTTCTACGCTCTTTTGGAATTTCAATTTTTCTTTTGCCAGAGATATAATCTGCGGTAAGGGTATCAAAATTCTTTAAATCTTCAGGTTTCCCTTCTGATATAATTTCCCCACCGTATTTACCTGCTTTCGGACCAATATCAATGACATGATCTGCTCGTTCTATCATATCTTTATCGTGTTCTACCACAATAACAGAATTCCCTAAATCACGAAGGGCTTCCAATGATTTTATCAAGCGCTCATTATCACGTTGATGTAAACCAATACTAGGTTCATCTAAAATATAAAGTACACCTACCAATTGTGATCCTATCTGGGTAGCCAAACGAATACGTTGTGCTTCTCCTCCAGAAAGTGATTTAGAACTTCTATTTAAGGACAAATAATCTAGCCCCACATCCAATAAAAATTGAACCCGGGTACTAATCTCTTTTATAATTTCTTCGGCTATTATTAGCTGATTTCCTTCAATCTTAGTTGGGAGTTTTTTAAAAAATTCAGCCAGTTCAAAAATATCTAAATGCGCCAATTGTGCAATATTTTTGTCATCAACCTTAAAGTTCAATGATTCTTTTCGCAAACGAGAACCATCACATGTTGGACAGGTAATTTTGTCCATATACTCTTTTGCCCAACGTTTTATTGAGGTAGAATCTGCTTCATTAAACTGATTCGTAATAAAATTTGAAATTCCCTCATAATCAATTTTATACGTACGTTTAACACCTAGCGTTTTAGAATCTAAATCAAAACTCTCTACCGTACCGTTTAAAAGTACGTTTATGGCTTCGTCAGAAATTTTCTCTATTGGCGTATTGATATCAAATTTATAACGTTGGCCAATGGTATCTATTTGCTTAAAAGCCCAGGAACTTTTATACTCTCCGAGTGGTGCTATACCGCCCGCTTTAATGCTTAACTTTTTATTTGGAAATATCTTCTTTTCATTTACTTGGTACACATGCCCCAATCCACTACAGTGTGAACACATTCCTTTTGGAGAGTTGAATGAAAATGTATTTGGTTCTGGATTTGGATATGAAATGCCCGTAGTAGGGCACATTAAATCTCTACTAAAATAACGCGCAACTTTTTCACCTTCTTCTAAAACCATCAACACATTCTCACCGCTATACATTGCCGTATTTATGGTTTCTGAAAGTCGTTTATCAAAATCTTCCGTATCGATAACTTTAAGACGGTCTATAACAATTTCAATATCATGAACCTTGTAACGATCCACTTTCATGCCTTTGGTAATATCAACTATAACACCATCTACCCGAACTTTTACAAACCCTTGCTTTGCAATTTGCTCAAACAATTCTCTATAATGCCCTTTTCTTGATCTAATAACAGGCGCCAGAATATTAATTTTCTTCTGATCATAATCCTTCTTTATCAAACCTCGAATTTGGTCGTCATTATAACTCACCATTTTTTCACCCGTGTTATAACTATAAGCATCACCCGCTCGAGCATATAACAAACGTAAAAAATCGTAAATTTCTGTAATGGTCCCTACCGTAGAACGGGGAGATTTAGAAGTCGTTTTTTGTTCAATCGCAATAACTGGAGATAGGCCGTCAATTTTATCAACATCAGGACGCTCTAAGCCGCCTAAAAACTGTCGTGCATAGGCAGAGAAAGTTTCTATATACCTTCTTTGGCCTTCTGCGTAAATAGTATCAAAAGCTAAGGATGATTTTCCACTACCAGAAAGTCCAGTAATTACCACTAACTTTTCTCGAGGAATTGTAATGTCTATATTTTTAAGATTATGCACGCGTGCGCCCTTAACCTCTATATTCTCTTCGTAATTTATCATTTTCTTTTTCTGCAACTACAAAAATACAATTTTGATAGCTAATTTTATAGTCGACTTTATTTAGTTTTTTGTGATTCGAAAAGCTTAACATAAATTAGCATTTCAAAACTTCAATTTTTAGAAATATGCAATTATTAGGAATCGGTTCAAGAATAAAACATGCAGAATATGGGTCTGGTGTAGTTACCAACGTAACCTCTAAACATTATTGGGTTACTTTTATAGAAAACGGATTAGAAACTATTGCTATTAATGCTGATTTTGAGGTAATTGAAGCCTTAGAGGATGAAGTAGATACCATTAGTTTTTCTGAGGTAGAGAACTCTTTAATTTCAATTTTAAGAAAATGGAGCGATACCAGTTCTATAACTCCTATAGCTGATAAATGGCGTGGAGGAACTCTTTTACTTCAACCAGGAGATGCTAGTTTGAGTGATAAAGAAGTCCCAATTGACACCTTTTTTCATAAAATAGTCATGGTTCGTGACCGAATTAGAGTAATGGAACAGAAAATAAATGCAAGCAAGAATTTGGATGATCAAGAAAAAATAGATTTACAACAATATGTTACACGTATTTATGGAAGTTTAACCACCTTTAATGTACTATTTAAAAACTCAAGTGATCATTTTGTAGGGGATAAGTCTAAATAGTGATCCGTTCTCAGATAATAGTAGGTAATGGTTAATTCTTAATAATCAATAATCGGCTGTCTTCTGAGCATGGTTAATTTATCACCATCAAGCAGTTTGGAACGAACATATCAATGCGCATAAAATGTGCTCAAAGAACAAGAATTATTTATAAGAGATAAGCATTGGTTTTTTAGGAATGACTAGACTGCTTTTTTCTCGCTTAAATATTTCCAGTACCGTTTTGGCACATGTTGCGTATGTAGTTTTAGATTTACTCTAGAAGCTATATTGGTGCTTTTAAAATAGTTGTTCCATAAATCTTGATATTCATATTCACCATCCGTAAATACATTACTTTTTTGAGTTTTATTACAGTGTATGTCATCCATATCAAGTGTAATAAACTCAACCGTTTTTAAATTATAAAAGATGCCGTATTTACGTTTTACATCATAAATTAACCATTGCTGATCAGCATACCTGCCTTTAAAATGTTTAGAAATTAAAGGCAATACATCAAAATCGGGTTCAATATAAGAAAAGTAAATAGCATCTTTTGTTAATTGAAAACGTACAAATGCTTCCATACGGTGTTTTTCTCTCCCCACAGATTTTGCAAGTTGACTCACTTTTAAAACAATATCATCAGAAAAATTAAGATGTAACAATTCAGTCTTAGAAAATAGTTTTTGAATATACCGATAGAGTAGGAGCTCTATACCTTTTGTTTCACTCAAAAAAGCAAAATATATATTTTTAATTGCGGTATTATTTTTCTTCTGAATACCATTCCAAACCCTTTTGGACTTGGGAACATCGGTATATATTATTTCTGCATCAGAGAACAAACCACTTTGCGCATTTTTTTCTTTCTGAATATCTGCAATACTTAGCTTTTGTTCAAATGCTTGAAATACAGCAGTTAAATAGCCATTAAAACTTCCATCGTAAATTAAAATTTTTGCTTCATTCATATTTTCTATTTTTAATATATTTCCTAAAGAGGATTGTATTAAGAACTAAGTTTATTATCCTCAAGTGCAGAGCTACTTACAACCCCTTGATTATTACTGTTTTTATGAAAAAACAAACTAGCTCTCTTTATTAGATAGTTTTTGCTTCTACTTTTCAATTCAATAAGACCATACCCAAGGTTCAAAATTGTATTCCGACCTTTTTCTAAGTACGTAAATAATGGTTTCATAATATATTGGTTTCTAGTGGTTGGTGCGGTAATGTTGTTTTTACCTCTTAATTAAATAAGGATAATTGCGCACTATAATTAGTTCTAAATTTTCCTTGAGAATTTTGAAGAATTAACCCTTTAATTTGAATGGCTTGTAAGTCTTTATGAGCATAATCATTTCCACTACAGACCATAAAATATTTAGCCCTATTCAAAGCAACTCCAATTTTTTTAAGGTGATCAAAAGTCAACTTTCTATACTTTCTTGCATTTATAATTTTATACACAGAATTCATCCCTAATCCCGGAATTCTAGCAAGCATTCGTGGTTCTGCTGTATTTATGTCTATAGGAAATTGAGCTAAATTTCGAAGCGCCCAGCTCAGTTTGGGATCCACATCAATATCTAAATTAGGATGCGTATCATTCAGTATTTCTTTTACATTAAAACCATAAAAACGCAACAACCAATCTGTTTGATACAACCTATTCTCACGTAACATAGGTACTTGCGACCCAATTGCGGGTAACCTACTGTCTTCTGCAACAGGAACATAACCAGAATAATACACCCGCTTCATATTATAATTCTTATAATAATGTGTAGCAGAATACATGATGTCTTTATCTGATTCTCCTGTGGCTCCAATAATCATTTGAGTACTTTGGCCAGCAGGCGCATATATTGGGGTGCTTTTTATAATCTTCTTTTCTGCTTTATACAAAAGAATTTCATTTTTTACCTTTAACATGGGCTTGGTAAAATCTTCATGCTTTTTGTCTGGAGCCAATAATTTTAATCCTGATATGGTAGGCACTTCTATGTTTACTGACAAGCGATCTGCATATAAACCCGCTTCATACATCAGCTCATCACTTGCACCAGGAATAGATTTTAAATGTATATACCCATTAAAATTCTCTTCCAAGCGTAATTTTTTAGCCACTGCAATTAATCGCTCCATCGTATAATCAGGGCTTTTGAAAATTCCTGAACTTAGAAAAAGTCCCTCGATGTAATTCCGTCTGTAAAAATTTATGGTAAGGTCTACGGCTTCCTGAATTTTAAAAGCAGCTCTTTTAATGTCATTACTTTTTCTTGTTACACAATAGGCACAATCAAAAATGCAGTGGTTGGTCAATAGTATTTTTAATAAAGATACACAGCGCCCATCTTCAGTGTAGGTATGACAAATGCCCATTCCTGTGCTATCTCCAAGGCCTTTGTTTTTATTAGTTCTATTGCTACCACTACTGGAGCAAGAGACATCGTATTTAGCGGCATCGGCTAAAATATTTAGTTTTTCTTTTATTCGTTCAAAGGACATAGTTCTTTTTTGTAATTACTCCAAAATTATGGAATTATTCCTAATTATGGAATTATTCCATAAAATATTTTGGAATATGTCCAAAAGGTGTATATTTGAGGGATTACGACTAGGACTATGGAAAATGAAATTATTTTAAAACGCTTTATTGAAATCCGAAGAGATTTAGGATTTACTCAAGCTGAATTTGCCGCTTTAATCGGCGTATCTAATACTACAGCAGATATTGAACGTGGTAGGACAAAACTTTCAGGTAAAGTTGTAACAGAGCTTTTAAAGCAGTTTAAGATTAATCCGCTTTGGTTGTTTAACGAAAGTGATTCTAAATATATAGAGACTTCTCATACCAGCGTAATTCCTAAAGTAGTGACTGTAGACTCTGCAGATCGTGAGAATATGGTTTTAGTAAATGCAAAAGCTGCTGCAGGATATCCTCAAAATATAGCAGATACTAGTTGGTACCAACAACTACCTGCGTTTGATTTGCCAATACCTGAGTTTAGAAATGCCACCTATAGAGGCTTTCAGGTAGAAGGAGATAGTATGTTGCCTAATTTAAGGCCAGGGGAATGGGTATTAGCAAAAGCCATTGAACATATTGATGATGTTACACCAAATAAAATTTACGTAGTGGTGCTACAAGATGCGGTTTTAGTGAAGAAAGTAATTAAAAAACCTA
This genomic stretch from Cellulophaga algicola DSM 14237 harbors:
- the uvrA gene encoding excinuclease ABC subunit UvrA, whose translation is MINYEENIEVKGARVHNLKNIDITIPREKLVVITGLSGSGKSSLAFDTIYAEGQRRYIETFSAYARQFLGGLERPDVDKIDGLSPVIAIEQKTTSKSPRSTVGTITEIYDFLRLLYARAGDAYSYNTGEKMVSYNDDQIRGLIKKDYDQKKINILAPVIRSRKGHYRELFEQIAKQGFVKVRVDGVIVDITKGMKVDRYKVHDIEIVIDRLKVIDTEDFDKRLSETINTAMYSGENVLMVLEEGEKVARYFSRDLMCPTTGISYPNPEPNTFSFNSPKGMCSHCSGLGHVYQVNEKKIFPNKKLSIKAGGIAPLGEYKSSWAFKQIDTIGQRYKFDINTPIEKISDEAINVLLNGTVESFDLDSKTLGVKRTYKIDYEGISNFITNQFNEADSTSIKRWAKEYMDKITCPTCDGSRLRKESLNFKVDDKNIAQLAHLDIFELAEFFKKLPTKIEGNQLIIAEEIIKEISTRVQFLLDVGLDYLSLNRSSKSLSGGEAQRIRLATQIGSQLVGVLYILDEPSIGLHQRDNERLIKSLEALRDLGNSVIVVEHDKDMIERADHVIDIGPKAGKYGGEIISEGKPEDLKNFDTLTADYISGKRKIEIPKERRKGNGKKITLTGCTGNNLKNVTVTFPLGELIGVTGVSGSGKSTLINETLYPIMNAHYFNGVKKPMPYKKITGLEHIDKVIDINQSPIGRTPRSNPATYTGVFSEIRTLFTKTPEAAIRGYKPGRFSFNVKGGRCETCQGGGLRVIEMNFLPDVYVECETCNGKRFNRETLEIRYKGKSIADVLDMTINEAVDFFELIPKIYRKLNTIKEVGLGYISLGQQSTTLSGGEAQRIKLATELSKRDTGNTFYILDEPTTGLHFEDIRVLMEVLERLVDKGNTIVVIEHNMDVIKMADYIIDIGYEGGKGGGKLVAKGTPEEVCKDKKSYTAKFLRKELGL
- a CDS encoding TIGR03915 family putative DNA repair protein, translating into MNEAKILIYDGSFNGYLTAVFQAFEQKLSIADIQKEKNAQSGLFSDAEIIYTDVPKSKRVWNGIQKKNNTAIKNIYFAFLSETKGIELLLYRYIQKLFSKTELLHLNFSDDIVLKVSQLAKSVGREKHRMEAFVRFQLTKDAIYFSYIEPDFDVLPLISKHFKGRYADQQWLIYDVKRKYGIFYNLKTVEFITLDMDDIHCNKTQKSNVFTDGEYEYQDLWNNYFKSTNIASRVNLKLHTQHVPKRYWKYLSEKKAV
- a CDS encoding putative DNA modification/repair radical SAM protein, encoding MSFERIKEKLNILADAAKYDVSCSSSGSNRTNKNKGLGDSTGMGICHTYTEDGRCVSLLKILLTNHCIFDCAYCVTRKSNDIKRAAFKIQEAVDLTINFYRRNYIEGLFLSSGIFKSPDYTMERLIAVAKKLRLEENFNGYIHLKSIPGASDELMYEAGLYADRLSVNIEVPTISGLKLLAPDKKHEDFTKPMLKVKNEILLYKAEKKIIKSTPIYAPAGQSTQMIIGATGESDKDIMYSATHYYKNYNMKRVYYSGYVPVAEDSRLPAIGSQVPMLRENRLYQTDWLLRFYGFNVKEILNDTHPNLDIDVDPKLSWALRNLAQFPIDINTAEPRMLARIPGLGMNSVYKIINARKYRKLTFDHLKKIGVALNRAKYFMVCSGNDYAHKDLQAIQIKGLILQNSQGKFRTNYSAQLSLFN
- a CDS encoding XRE family transcriptional regulator produces the protein MENEIILKRFIEIRRDLGFTQAEFAALIGVSNTTADIERGRTKLSGKVVTELLKQFKINPLWLFNESDSKYIETSHTSVIPKVVTVDSADRENMVLVNAKAAAGYPQNIADTSWYQQLPAFDLPIPEFRNATYRGFQVEGDSMLPNLRPGEWVLAKAIEHIDDVTPNKIYVVVLQDAVLVKKVIKKPNSNNVTLVSLNESYPPYEIKPFQIQEIWQVNSKITFGVDATTETGLLRQLQESMDELKSQLKRA